TCTTTTTCTCAGGACCTGGAAATTGCACGTCAAGAAAAGCAGCTGCTGGAGTTAAAAGTAGAGAAGGTGCAACAGGAGCTGGGCCTCATGGTCAAGGTGAGTGCAGTCTAACCGTGCTGTTATGACCCAGGGTTCAGGCAGTGCATTTAACCCTGTGCTGTCTTATTATAGGAGAACATAAACAAGGAggagcaggcacctgagaaacaGACAAATGTAAAGCTGGCTATGCAAGATGCAAGCTCTCAGACTGACCTTCAGTCAGCTATAAATGACCTAAAGGTAGAAGCATGGGAGACTTCTCAAAAAACAGGAGAAGAGAAGGAGCAGTCTCCATTACCCAGAAAAGCAGGCCTGGAGGACAGAATCCCACAGGAGACAACAGCGGGTGGCATTTTATCTGCCTTTTTTAGGAAGGGGCCATCTTCTGCCTTTGAGCAAAGCCTGGGAAGATCAGAGAAGCAGCAAGAAGAGTCCAAACAGAGAGTGCCATTGGGTAATGGCAGCAGTGTTGATCTTGTCCTGGAAGAAGACGAGCCAGCTTTGACATCCATTGAGGACCATGAACAACAAGTGGATGATTCAGTGGAGTCACCCTCTTCTCCTAAGGATGAACAGGAGCAAGAAGTGGGTGTAAGTCCAGTAATGGCAAGACTTTTCCAACGGTCACTGTTCAAGCTCTCTGTCTTCAGGGGCTTCCTTGATGTGGCCAGAAAGCCACAGGAGGAAAGTCTGGTAAATGAAGACCCCAACAATCCTAGTCTGGTGAATCAGGAAACCATCGATCTTCAGGAAAAGCTCCCAGAGGACGAACCTTTACAACCGGAGTCTGAGGTCAACTCAGTTGCTGCTCCAGTCTGTGAGATTTCAGAGAATGGAACCACCGACCAGCTGGAAGAGGCTGATCCAGGAATTGTGGACACAGCCATTGGGGTTAATGAACAGGAAGACAGTCCCCCCAAGGTGATAAGACTGCCCACCATTGGCCCTGCCAAGTTGCAGGGAGATTTGGGCCAGCAAGCGGGCAAAGCAGGCGAGTGTCGGCTGTCCTAAGACCCACAAAACTgcaaatttatttgtttaaactgtaaataaaattagTATTTGTATTAACCACTGTTGATTTGTAACCTAGGGCTGTGTGTTTGTTCTGCGAGTGATGTTGAAGGACTGTCAGTCTACTGAGGTGAGAGAAATACGACCACGAGATGGATTGTTAAACCAAAACACGTGTGAAGGTTGtaacttgaaaaacaaaatgatcttGCCACCAGGACCAATCTGTATTCATACTCAAAGTCTAAAGgaactagcaaaaaaaaaaaaaatggggacacacactcacaaaaattttttagaagtgcaTCCACAAATTTTGAGCAATGGTTTAAATCGTGACACCATTGTAATTGTGCTGATGATGTCAATAGAAACCACTGCAGGGCAGGTGGGATGGAAGTGGGACACAACAAGGAATAAACATGTCATAGCAATGAGAAGCTAAAATGGCTGTGGCCACAAGAAATCATGATGGCGTTGTGGTAAACTAAAAATGTAATGATAATACAAAACTAGAAgtccttaaaaaagaagaaattgaaaatgaattCTACATTTCCTCTTCACAGTCAAGACAAAAAATTCATCATTACACGCAGTGGTCTTACCGATCAACACTCGATGTCCTTCTTAAACTACATCTGTGAAGTACTGGCAtccttttgaagtttctgaaaaTACCGTATATCCCACATTCCTGCTTTCTCTCTGTATTTGTTGTGTTAGATTCCTTGAGTGGCCCTTTTCtcctctttattatgtagacccgACTAAAATGTTCTCAGGTCTCTGCTGTAGTCCTCGTTTGTTACGTTACCTTTTATATCTTTGACCTCAGGCAACAAGGCAgagtaccagaacaggcaggagaaaaatgTACACAGCTATTCTTATGTTATAGATAATATGGCCAATATATTAAAaactataaatgtgtgtgttggcAAAATAATACGGCCTGGGTGATAATCAGTTCATTTTGCTTAGTCTACCAGGTGGCTTTCCTGTTTTAGTAGTCTCTGCTCCAGCTTGGTCTTTGTTCCGATGTGGTCTGACGTGGCCCCTGGATGGAATGGCATGCAGCATGAAGAAACTGAGAgatgtggagggggggggggctttctTTGTTCCCCTGCCTTTATATTCATCCAGCTTCCTTGATGTCCCTCCCAGTCCAAAGAGATAGGTTGACTCCCTGTTTCCGTCCATTCCTGTTTCAGCACAACTCAGCCCCATTCCATCCCCAACGAGACTGGCCTTTCACATTATGTGATGTCCAGGTTGGCTACAGCTCATATATTCCCTTAAACCCAGAGCGTCGACAGTCATATACTGAAATGAGCCGGTGCAATGAGGACTCACACCAGCAGACGTTggtgaaaatgtgcaaagtggttttatttaaagacctggggcctcatgcataatgccgtgcgtagaattcacactaaaacatggcgtgaGGACAAAAGCataaatgtgcgtacgcacaataaaatccagatgcataaatctgtgggttcgccaacttccacattcttccactccataaatcccggtcagcgtgaatagtaacgcacgtgcctgctaccccacccaaactcctcccagaattacacctctttgaatatgcaaatcaatataaatagctgttaagctcagccttctgtgaaaagacaatggcaaaagtacatggaaaaatggaagaatttcagcgaataccaagtggaggcaaggaaaaacgtactatttgttggtttaaacagtggtataaaaaacaaaaggaagttgatcgagtgacatagtgttggagaaactcgacagctcaagttcacaaagttgcacagtgccgaaataaaaaagtttgagtgacacaccatctgagcatcatatgaaagcttattagggtacagagaaaggaaaaaaaaaaatagggacacagtgagaaaaaagcttgatatgtcaactttaatctcgaaatttccactttaatcacatagtttattttgtcattaaagtagaacatcataaacttcatctttaaatcgtttaatttactagtttctcaaatcccatcgtagctacagtagcatgttaaatgctttgtattgtatgtgtttttctacgtggtctatgtgtgtgaatcactacgtgcttcttaaaccggctttcttttcctccaactggacacagaatccattaaacttgtgatattacatctctctgaataattaaaatactgagatttatacttgatatcattttcataatgataggagttaaagcatgttattaaacatgggaacacggtggtgcccTGTCGAGagactgcctcacgcaagatgcttgctgcaccatgtgtgaccttcaatttaataatttattgcagcagtactgtctctttcaaacgtaccaacccccaattcctgtcctttgttttctttctacaAGTAAGCAATCGCCACATAATTAGCtctataatagacgttaagccatctgtaagcttagaatgccgattcttcaaaacttttaaggaacattgaaatatcttcatagtacatgtttaattattctatccatctatccttccagtgtcacgccagccccagcaagaatacagcgcgaggcaggaacaatccgtgaatgtagcgccagctcctcgctagcgctgcaacactgtgtcctcacatgtttaattattaacaatatagattatttaaattatgttaacattttatctgtacagtataatgtaataaacatattttgctgcatttcatcttaaaatgatatcgtcatcatatgtaaatacgcgctttataaagtggctcaggttgtgcaatattataactatcgcaagtttacagtgaggtgattgtactaataagtacaaagaGTTCTACaatgagcacttgatggactgattgagtgcgtttatagttcttgggatgaaactgtgtctgaaccgcaaggtccgtacaggaaaggctttgaagcatttgctgtttgagagcagttcaataaacagcatggctgactcagcatgtgcttgatgctgtataccaataattctctttccgatcaaagtgcacactcagatacagtgggataaatagtctgagtggtgcattaaGAGGAACAActtctaaagcagctatggtatttggaatagtttggccattccgtggaccattatattgttacaggttacaatcagatgcattaaactaataaacaatatgcggttaatttcagtgtatttgataaagccgcgtcagggatgtggatctgaaaaagaaagggaaaccactgggaacaaaagcactgctttgatgctgggtgccgctagtttgcaaaaccaagcacagaacttgcatacgccaagcatttagctagcatgaaaatgtgcatggctttacaccaagtttagattttgcacatcgcaatgtgagtgtggaaacaggcgtacgcaacatttttgtgcatacgcaccatttatacacgaGACCCCtggtgtccaaaaagtgcagtgcagtttcttcttcaataaataatccataaaaatggtgataaaagtggaggttaaaagtcaTAATAAATAGTTTAGCAATAAAACTTTGGTTAAAATCACTGGCCAGATCTGTCCTTTTAAAACTGACATGAGCTGTGGTGCTTCCTTCTCAAACTGATGTCTCCTCCTCTGCAAGAGGAGATGTCCACCGGCAAGCACAGTCAGCCTTCAAATCCGGCTCGTATTTCTGCCCCCACCCATTGTTGTTCACTTTGAAACTCAGAGCCTTGCTTCTTTCTCCCGCCGCCATCCTTCGGCCTTCAACGAGAGCCCATTCAGAGTGCTTGGTCCCCTCACTCCTTGAGTTCTCGGCAGAGGCGGCCTTACCTCAGTGTGTGCTGTCTGCTTAacctttttaagttttttaattttttgtgattttggtgGGCTGACAATCACCCTGGGATCTGAGATGGCTGTTGTGCAGTAATGCCGGGCTGCATTTGTAGCTGTACAACACATTGGATGTGGTCATGTGCTTCACCATGTGATGTCACCACAGTCGTTTTCAATGTCCACACAAAGCAGGGACACTTTACCCTTTTGAATAACGTTGGAAAATCAGAGTCTGTTTTTCCTTAGCCTTCCCCTTCCAATTACTttctcacatttacatttacttctttAGCAGATGTTTTTATCGAAAAGGCTTTAGAAaagagattagattagattattttatatataaacgtctacgcgtggaagtgcatgtgtctgtctggcccagaagtgagaggtggagtcggggtaagggctccacctccgaggaaaccgaaaactcgcttagccgctaataacacaagcggggccagcatgtcagcaaaacaaaacctcagaagaaagataaagtcgcttagccgctaacatcagcaaaacggtatcccttttacttttcatcCTGCTGCTAATTCACAAGCGAGGTGagtacgtcggcaaaatgaatcctcctaggagagagatgccctgaGTAGTTCCTTTCGAtttcctgacatctctacatttcacttttttttgttctgacgatttcaatagtttctaggaccccggtcTTACACCGctactttatttataaaagcacatttaaaacaacacaggctgtaccaaagtgctgtacaaagaagcattaaaataaacacaatggaaacaaccaattataacatccaccccaatcccatcatacacagtgaaaggcataagaaaacaagtaggtcttaagctgacttttaaaaacctcgatagaGAATGAAAAGCTGATGTGGAAAGGCAGGTCATTCCAAAGGCTAGGAGCAATAACTGAGATAGCTCTGTCTCCCCTTGACTTCAGTTGAGATCTAGGAACTACAAGGAGTagttgtccagatgacctcaatgCTCTCGGTGCCACATAAGGTTGAAGGAGGTCGTAGATGtattttggagcgagaccatgcaagg
The sequence above is drawn from the Erpetoichthys calabaricus chromosome 3, fErpCal1.3, whole genome shotgun sequence genome and encodes:
- the LOC114648740 gene encoding uncharacterized protein LOC114648740 codes for the protein MGTPGRRVLSRAASEDKVLDSLLKENAFLTVNTSTWPVNVVRDLEKDFAQEDFADLQIKYQEALNTVKQLQNEQLALTYHNDLLSAILESTEEQLAELSRENKQAYQDLEIARQEKQLLELKVEKVQQELGLMVKENINKEEQAPEKQTNVKLAMQDASSQTDLQSAINDLKVEAWETSQKTGEEKEQSPLPRKAGLEDRIPQETTAGGILSAFFRKGPSSAFEQSLGRSEKQQEESKQRVPLGNGSSVDLVLEEDEPALTSIEDHEQQVDDSVESPSSPKDEQEQEVGVSPVMARLFQRSLFKLSVFRGFLDVARKPQEESLVNEDPNNPSLVNQETIDLQEKLPEDEPLQPESEVNSVAAPVCEISENGTTDQLEEADPGIVDTAIGVNEQEDSPPKVIRLPTIGPAKLQGDLGQQAGKAGECRLS